The sequence TGAAGTTGATGTCGGCCAGCTTGGCGGCGGCCGGGGGCGCGGGGGCGGTTTCCACGTTGATGGTGTTGATGGCGCTGGCCGACAGGTTGCGGTCGTCGGTGGCGGTGGAGGTGACGGTGACGGCGCCGGGGCTGACGTTCTGGGTAGCCAGCACCGCGGTGTTGTCCCGTGGCGCGAGCTGCCCGCGGTCGGCGGTGAAGGTGTAGGTGAGCGGGCGGTCATCGGGGCTGGCGCCCTGGCAGGTGATGGTGGAACTCTCCCCCAGGTGCACGGTCGCCGGGCTGGCCACACAGGAGATGGTGGGCGGGTTCATGGGCGCCGGCGGCGGCGGCGGGGGGGGCGGCGGCAACTCCGTCAGCTCCACGTAGTCGCCCACCTGGACCGATTCCAGAGCGAAGGTCACCATGCCGGTGGAACTGGTGGGGGTGACACCCACGATGATCATCTGGCCCAGGGCCATGCGCGGCAGCTCCCCGCTGCGCGTGCTGGGGAAGGTGGGCGGGTGCTCCTGGGTGTCGGTGATCATGCTGGCCTTGTAGGAGAGGTAGTCGCCTTGGTCCTTGCGGGTGTCCGGATAGGTGCGGGTGATGGTGAAGTAGTCGCCCACCTTCACTCCCTTGTCGGCGCCGATGTTGAGGTAGACGCGGCCGTGGGTGCCCACCAGGTAGTCGAAGTCCTTGGCCATCACGATGCGCCCGCTCAGCTTGCCGTTGGGCGGGGCAAAACGATTGAAGGGGACCACCGGGGCGAAGGTGGGAATGGGTTTATCCACGAAGGGGATGGCCAGGTCGCCGGGATTGATGGCGTCGCAGGAGTAGGAGACCCAGGCGATCCCGGTATTGCCGCGAACGTCCACGATCTTCACCCGCCCCAGCTCGGCATAGGCCTGGCCCAGGCCGGCGATCTCCATGTGCTGTCCGGAATAGGCTTCGAAGCGGTTGGGGTCGTGCAGGTGGCGGACGATGCTGTATTCCGCGCCCGGCTGGAAGCCGCCGCCGGTCAGATAAACGTACTCGCGGCTGCCGTAGTAGGTCTCGTGGGGAGTGTCCCAGCCGGCGACCACGTAGGCGCTCTCGGGCACGGCTTGGTTGGTGATGAAGCCGGCACAATACACGTCGGAGTAGGTCGGCTGCTCCGCAGTCTCCACCAGATTGGTGGCAGCCACCTGGGCCGCCGGCGTCTGGGTGCTCGGCTGCTGGGCCATGGCCACGGCCGCCAGTGCTACAAGGACCAAACCGATCCGCTTCATGTTTCCTCCGGATTCCCCTGGCGCGGAGGCGGCGTAGGACCCGGAGCGACCCCGGGAAACCCAAGGCAGACCGGCTGCCCCCGTGCGCACAAAGACTCGACCGTCCAAAAGCGGGACGTTTCCGGTTGCAACGCTAGCAAAGCACCCTAAGTGGGTCAATGGCCTGATGTTAACCGGAAGGGTACCTAGGGGCAGGAAAGGGGCCCGGGCAGATTACTCCCCTGTTGCATCCCTTCTGGTGCATCGGTAGTATGAAGCCGCCCCCGAGGAGTGCAATGGCGAGCGTCTCCACATATACCCCTCGGCTTCTG comes from Terriglobales bacterium and encodes:
- a CDS encoding OmpA family protein, whose amino-acid sequence is MKRIGLVLVALAAVAMAQQPSTQTPAAQVAATNLVETAEQPTYSDVYCAGFITNQAVPESAYVVAGWDTPHETYYGSREYVYLTGGGFQPGAEYSIVRHLHDPNRFEAYSGQHMEIAGLGQAYAELGRVKIVDVRGNTGIAWVSYSCDAINPGDLAIPFVDKPIPTFAPVVPFNRFAPPNGKLSGRIVMAKDFDYLVGTHGRVYLNIGADKGVKVGDYFTITRTYPDTRKDQGDYLSYKASMITDTQEHPPTFPSTRSGELPRMALGQMIIVGVTPTSSTGMVTFALESVQVGDYVELTELPPPPPPPPPAPMNPPTISCVASPATVHLGESSTITCQGASPDDRPLTYTFTADRGQLAPRDNTAVLATQNVSPGAVTVTSTATDDRNLSASAINTINVETAPAPPAAAKLADINFKRGSAYVDNKAKAILDDIALRLQRESDASAVVIGFRDAKEAKTLAARRANNVKAYLTRSKGIDPKRIETRTATEAGMKAEVWIVPAGASMP